GGCCACATGCAATTTAGTGTTCTAGATTTCTACTAGAAAACTCTTCCAAACACTGTTCTGTGGGCTGTGACTCAACTTTTCTGTTCAGCCTTCCCCTTGGCTTCTTCTTTCAACACCTCCTTCTCTGCTGTTCACTCTCTTAGACTCTGAGACACCTGAGTCAGGCTTTACCTCAGCCCCCTATCCTCAGCCAACAGAGGACAtcttttcccagtgctgtgtccagttccgGCATGCCCAGTACCAAAGAGATATGGACAGACTGGAGAGATATGGACAGACTGGAGCAAAGGGCCACAGAGATTCTGGAGGGACTGAACATCTCTTATATGAGGAAACACAGAGAGGTGGGAGTTTAGCCTAGAggagagaaggctcagggggatcTTACCAGTATAAACACCTGGGGGAAGGATCAAATAAGCCagagccagactcttctcagtgtGGGCCAAGTGCCAGGACCAGAGGCCATGGAcacacactgaaacacaggaggttctctctgaacatcaggaaagaCCTCTACTGTGAGAGTGACtaagcactgggacaggttgcccaggagTTTGTGGAGTCTTCCTCCTTAGGATCATATAATTATTTAGgtccttggagatactcaaaacctGTCTGGGCACAGTCTAGGGCAACTGCCTCTTGGTGGCCCAGCTTGAGCAGaaggctggaccagatgaaTTCCAGAGACCCCTCCAAACTCAAtcattccgtgattctgtgacttgAAATTCCCAATGAATTCAATGGAATCAAAGCTATGGCACCCctaaacacttaaaaaaaaattaaatctgtgtGCAGTACTCCCCTGGGCAATGGAATTTTGATTTCTCAAGGGTATCAAGGATATCTGTACTAATGACAAAAACATGATTAATCAGTAACCAGGACAGCGTGCAGAATTTATGGCTTTCATAGCAAATGTCAGGTTGATGacttgaaattatttatgttcTTGGACTTTCACACTTGCCCTGTCACCTACACTCCCACCCAGTCACACACTGGTCAGCAAATATTTATCTGCTCCTGTACCCTTCTGAGGATTCATTAGGAAGGACAGGGGAAGAGAACAAGTCACCAACTGCAAGTAAAACATACCCTTCACTAGAAAAGAGGTTTATGGACTAACACAAGAGTGTCTCGAGCGAAATTCTTGCAGGAGGACAGAGACCCAGAGtccacattttctcttctctcttctgtggCAAATACTTGGCTGAATAGAGATGGACTGGAAGAGCAGCAATTCCATTGGTTTTGTGTTCATCCTGGCTCTTCtatccatttttaaaacagcaggtTTGTGGAACAGCAGCACTTCCACCGTTTTAGTGCTGATCCTGGCTTTTCTATCCATTTTGAAAACAGCAGGTTTCCGGAACAACCAAGGACAGAATTTTCCTCCAGGACCAAGACCATTACCTATAATTGGAAATATTCTTTTGTTTGATTTGAAGAGACCCTACAGGACTTATCTACAGgtactcattttcttttctattggTTCTGTCACTGAGCCCCATAGTCCAAGATGTCAGAGAGTTTCTCCTATTGCACCTGATGTATTTTATCCATGGATGAGCCTTTAGCAAGGGACAGGAGATGGTTATTTGAGCAGAAAATGTTGAATGCAGCAtggtttttttgctgtaatACTTTCTCAATGCATCTAGGTTTCAGCCTTCAACGACTCTCAAATTAATAGCAAGTGCCCACCTTATTTTTGCGGTAATTCTGAGAAAAAGGCAACTGAAGAGGGAACAATTTTGATAGGTGGTCGAAGTCCTGCCTTCCACTGATTGATGCGCCTGGAGCTGTGACTAAAGCATCTTGCCTGCACTGATTTATCTACGTTCtcatctctctttcctcttttcttcccaaaagCTGAAGATATAACTATATACTCTTAATATTCACAGCCAATCTTTGCCAAAATAATAAATCTTTCTCTTTACTTCTTGTGCTTTGAGTCAGAAGAATTCTATGAACCTGCTCCTTCCTTAGTGTTTCTTCTGCTTAGACATTAAAATTACACATCCTCCTTGTTGATGATTTTGAAAGGGACATTTGCACCTGTATGGATGCTGCATCCACAAATCAAAAGATTGCTTAGATGAAATATCTGGAATATCACCAACACAGCCCAATCACGTTGACAAAAGCAAGTTCCACTTGTTTTCAGGCCAACAGAACCAACATATGTCTGCTCTAATTCAGTGATTCCACCCTAATGCTGGAGGTCGATTCTCTGACTTGAGCATAATTCAGATATGGGTCACTGCTCCTGTTATTTCAGCTGGCTGTACTTGCTTACCACTTGGTGAACATTTGTCATCTTGATGCTAAACATAGTtgccttctgtttctctctgcaAACGGACTAGAAAATAAGTGCAGTCAGGAAAACCCCTGCCAGTTGTCAGGAGAATCAGGAACACTGAGttgcacaaaaataaatctaCCTGTACCAGCTAAAAAGGTACCACATTGTCTCTGAGACAGATTCATGCTGGATGTAGTCATGTATAAAAAGTTTGAATTTACCTAATGCTGAATCCTAGCCCGGAAACAAACTGGGTTTCTTTTATACATTAATGATAGCAGAGGTTTGAACAGGTTTAGCCTGTAAACAAAAGGAACACAATAGTATAGAGGTAAGTGTGAAGACATGAGTCAAAAATTGAATTTACAAGGGTTTCTGAGGGAAGACAGAGCTGTCAGTGCAATCTTTTGCTGACTTGGTGTTTCAGCTGATGTCACTTCTGCTCAGTTTAGCACAAGTGgactcctctcccagctgtaCCATTTAGTCATCCATCACAATGTGCACATTACCATTGTTTAAATCAAGTGTCTTTCCCTGTAGTCAGGAAAATATCTAATATGTTAGTAACCCAGAGGCAGGACTGGAAAATAAGCAGCACTGGAAAGGGTGATGAATTTCTTTGTAAGCTGTAAAAGTTGTAAATCACTGTTCTCTTCTCCTAATAGCTGTCCAAAAAATACGGTCCAGTCTTCAGTGTTCAGATGGGACACAGGAAAATTGTAGTGATTTCTGGGTATGAGACAGTGAAGGAAGCTCTCGTAAACCAGGCAGATGCATTTGCAGAGAGACCTAAAGTCCCAATCTTTGAAGATTTGACCAAGGGAAACGGTAAGTTGgtcttatttttccttatcAGCTTGACCTactcagtttttttcctgtagacaaagcaggagctgggacaaTACTTTGGATCAGAGATCACAAAAAGCATTGGAAATACGGAGACATTTCATTGATTTCAGCACGTTTATTCAACTTTGAAACTACTGACAGTGGCAACAAGACAACCATAACTCTAAGAATAACCACAGGAACAGATAATGGATAGTGACACACTTCCAGGATGTACAACAGGGCATCCATGCCAGAGAAGCATTTCTAGGTCTCATGATATGGCTCTGGACTTGCGGTTTTTTGGCTTATCCATAGAACCACCctttctgaaattattattCTACTGTTGTTCATCATTTCAAGTGGTGAATAGTGCTTTTAAACTCAGAATGTGGCAACAGATAGCATGTAACACATAGAGAActggggatttatttttaaaagggaaatactGTCTACTGAGCTGGGTTTCAAAATAAGAATTTCAGACCCAAACCTCATTCTAATTTAGCATGAGAGTTTCATATTTATATCTCTAAAGATCCTTGGACAAATTCAGGaataattctgtgaaaaatgttAACAGCTGTATCTTTTGATCATATTATTGCATAGAAGCTTACTTTTCATTGTagttttttatttgaaaaaaaaaacccatagcTGAAGTCATCTGTTAAATGGTATAacaatttcagtaaaaaaaaggtGATAGTGGAGGTTTTAAGACTTCATAtaaattttaaagacatttgTGCCTACTTAAGTTTTTCCTGCAGTCATCAGAGATCTCTGTTCAATTCCACTTCCAAGCTATGGTGATCAGCAGTCCAAACTTGAATTTCCAATGCCCACTTTCTTTCAGTGACAAGTGTCTTTTAGGACATATATTCTTCTTAAGATTTGATTAAATAAATCTTAGATAGGTTATCCTTTGCTTGTGTAATAACCCTGTTTCTGAGGATTAAAAGTACTTAAGGCACAGTGGTGTTTTTCCTCATCCAGATGCAATTTAACTTGTTTTAATAGTGACTGCTACTAAACAGCTCCATTCTATGcctacaaaattatttaaaatcttcTGCCACCCTGAAATGTTCTCTTGGTCTCAGGGGTTATTTTTGCTCATGGTGAAAACTGGAAGGTGATGAGAAGATTTACCCTCACCACCTTACGAGACTTTGGGATGGGAAAAAAGGTCATTGAGGATCGAATCGTGGAGGAGTATGGGCACCTGGCGGACACCATCGCCTCACAGGAAGGTGGGTGGATTATTCCTTCTTCAAGcctgtagaatcacagaatggtttgggttggaagagaccttaaagaccttctcattccaaccccttcccatggccagggacaccgTCCCTtagaccaggatgctccaagccctgtccaacctggccttggacatttcctgggatggggcagccacagcttctctgggcaacctgtgccagggcctcactacCTTTAAGGTTTTGTCCAAATATGCAGAGGTTTTTTGAGCCTTCTCAAGTTCCGACCTTTTTACAAAATTTACTTCAGTTTGATGAATTTGGCTCCTCTGGCATTTCTGTGTCTTGGTATGGTATTCTAACATTGGAAAATAATAACAGCAGTCaatcataacaaaaaaaaatcaatatttaatattaaatttacatttacaaATTACACCTCTTGCCACAATGTAATATATTCTCTTGTTCTTTGTCTAGGAAAGCCCTTCGATGCCAGCAAAATAATTAATGCAGCAGTTGCTAATATAATTGTGGCAATGTTGCTTGGAAAACGATTTGACTATAAAGACTCCAGATTTGTGAGACTTCTACATCTGACCAATGAAAGCATGAGGCTTGCTGGGAAACCTTTGGTTACGGTAATGATTCACATGTTTATGTTGCTGCTCCACTGGATGCCACAGGAAAAGAGCAATACTGGTAGTCAGTTTCTTTTATTAAACAGGAAAATCTGAGACTTCGAGGGATAATAGGTTGACAAAGCACTTTCTTGGACAAAAAAAGCTTGAGAGACAGTCTGGGAATCATGAAGTCAACAATCAAACCCCCAGTCTCtcaaaaacatatttatgaTATAGTTTGAAGAGTGATAATGAGTAAAAAATACCTTCTGATACTTGTACGCAATGCTGTCACACATTGGATTGATTTATGTTCCTCtaggctttgaaaaaaaaaagaaaaaatgttagtGGAAGAGCTGACTAAAACAATCATAAAAGTTGCTGGCCAACATTTCCATCTCCCTGGTGGCAACTTGAAGCTGTTTGAACCTGACACCTACACTACTCCTGAAAAATAGTaatttggggtggggtttttaaatCTATTCAGTGGTCCTTGATGAATTTTCTACCATGAATTCATCCAGTCACTTTTTCATGTTCTATAGAACAAAATATGAATCTTAAGTTTTTGACTTTGTATCTGCAAAATAGACCAAATGTTGCTAATTTGTTTCTGTAGTATTTTCAGAGCTCTGGCTGATAAATTCTCTCTCATAACTTCCACTCTTGTAGATGTACAATATCTTCCCATACCTTGGATTCTTCCTAAGGGCTAACAAGCCTCTCCTCCGAAACAGAGATGAATTCCGGGCTTATGTACGAGTTACTTTTGTAGAACATCTCAAAAACCTGGACAAAAATGACCAAAGAAGTTTAATTGATGCTTTCCTGGTTAAACAGCAGGAGGTAACTGAATCTTTTCTTGTTGATTCCAAATTTTATGGCTCTATGAAGACATTTACAATTACCTTTCAGTTCTTACAGCTAAATTTCTTTAGGGAAGCTGTCTTTGAGAAAACACATATAACAAATTGGCAGAGTTGAACAGATACTTCATGCTGTTGAAGTTCCAACCTCTTTTAATCAGCAAACATATatccttatttattttcttcagactaTATCAATATATTTACCAAGgctttttatcttctctctctGTTGTCCAAGCCCTTCTGGCTCTTTTGAAAACATAATGCATTACAGAACAAAATCACTACCTGGGCTTTATTGGGACTCTTATTTGGGGTCTCTGATATGTCTGGGTGACCTTCCCCATGGGGAAAGCAGCTCTCTTTGCAGCTGGCCGCAGTAAATACAGAGAGATGTCAGCACTCTTCTCCAGGCACAAGCCCACAgcttttccttgtctttcacacttttttaaaatataggaTTTATTTCTTAGCAAATGTTTATCTacttaaatttcattttcacatggAAAGCTTTAAGTTTTCATCCTTTTATatcaaacactttttttcagaaatccaCTATCAGTGGGTATTTCCATAATGACAACTTGCTAAGT
The window above is part of the Corvus moneduloides isolate bCorMon1 chromosome 3, bCorMon1.pri, whole genome shotgun sequence genome. Proteins encoded here:
- the LOC116441719 gene encoding cytochrome P450 2K1-like, encoding MDWKSSNSIGFVFILALLSIFKTAGLWNSSTSTVLVLILAFLSILKTAGFRNNQGQNFPPGPRPLPIIGNILLFDLKRPYRTYLQLSKKYGPVFSVQMGHRKIVVISGYETVKEALVNQADAFAERPKVPIFEDLTKGNGVIFAHGENWKVMRRFTLTTLRDFGMGKKVIEDRIVEEYGHLADTIASQEGKPFDASKIINAAVANIIVAMLLGKRFDYKDSRFVRLLHLTNESMRLAGKPLVTMYNIFPYLGFFLRANKPLLRNRDEFRAYVRVTFVEHLKNLDKNDQRSLIDAFLVKQQEKSTISGYFHNDNLLSLVSNLFTAGLETISTTLNWGLLLMLKYPEIQKKVQEEIEQVIGSNPPRIEHRAQMPYTDAVIHEIQRFANILPLDLPHETAADVTLKGYFIPKGTYIIPLLTSVLKDQSQWEKPDMFYPEHFLDASGKFVKKDAFMPFSAGRRICAGETLAKMELFLFFTSLLQRFNFHPPPGVSNSDLDLSPDISFNIIPKPYEICATARS